The Thermococcus sp. 4557 genomic sequence TCTCGCTGAACTCGTCCAGCTTTATCGTGGGGTTCAGCTCGTACTCAATCTCGTCAAGCCTCTTCCCCTCCGCGATGAGCTTCGCCACTATCGCCGAGCCGTCTATGGAGAACTGCACGCTCCCTATGTGCCTGGCCTTCGCCCCTTCGATCTTCTCGGTTATGAACTTCTTGGTCTTCCCTGTGAACTCGAAGTCGCCGAGGATTCCGCCGACGACTATTATGCTGTCCTCCTCGATGTCCTCGGGCTTCAGCTCCTCTTCCGCGAAGGGGTCGAGGATTATCAGCTTTGAGCGGTCGAAGGGGAACTCCGTAACGCTCTGGGCCAAAACGCTCCCCAGCTTCGCCAGCTCTTCCCTCTCGTGCGGCTCCACGTTGGTGAATATCAGCTTTTCTCCCCACCACTCGCTCGCGTGCCTGTACTCGAGCAGAACCCAGTCGCGCAGTTCCTCCAGGTGTTCTATGAGCAGGTACGGCATGAGCATCACCGGGTCGGCTTTGGACTGAGACCTTAAAAGCCTGCCGACTTCCCGGAACTGCCCAGTTAGAGTTTTAACGGAAAAGGCCAACCTTGGAGTATGGGCTTCAGGGAGAAGTACGCGAGGCTTGGAGAGCGCTACAACGACCTGGAAAAGCCGCTGGACAGGTTTTTCTGTCCGCTCAGGGAAAAGGCCGCAGAGTTCGTCCGGGGAAAAGTCCTCGAGGTCGGTGTGGGCGTCGGGAAGATGCTCCCCTACTACCCGCCCAGCGTTGAGCTGCACGCCGTTGATGCGGTCCCAGAGATGGTCGAGATAGCCAGAAGGAGGGCCGATGAACTGGGTCTAAACGTCCGCTTTTACGTCATGGACGCAGAGGACCTGGAGTTTCCGGACGGGAGCTTCGACACCGTGGTCTCGGCCTTCGTCTTCTGCACCGTTCCCAACCCGGAGAGGGCGATGGAGGAAATTCACCGCGTCCTCAAGCCCGGTGGAATGCTGGTCCTTCTGGAGCACACGAGGAGCGACTGCCGGCTTTTGAACTGGCTTTTCCTGAAGCCCCTCGACGTTCTCCTCGGCCTTTTGCTGGATGACAACACGCTGAGGGAGACGCACCTTTTGGCCAGAAAGTACTTCGAAATCGAGCACGAGGAGAGCCACTACCGTGGAATAGTGCGGTTGATTGTGGGCAGGAAGGTGTAATAACGTCCGTGAGAAGAAGGTGGTGCGGTGGCCGGGATTCGAACCCGGGTTACCGGCTTGGGAGGCCGGTGTCCTGGACCAGGCTAGACTACCACCGCGCTGGCCCGCTATAATTAAGCCGTTCCCCATTTAAAAGCTTTATTGTTCCCTTCCGAGGATTATGCCCCCTACTATCATCGCCAGCCCCAGGACGGTCGCCGTTGCGATGCCCTCCCCTACAATGGCCGAGATAAAGAACAGGCTCAGGAAAGGCACCAGGTAGGCCAGGTTTGATGCAAACGCCATGTCCCCCTCAACCGCCCTGTACCAGAGGAGGAAAGTAACCCCCATCTCGAAGAGGCCGACGTAGATTGCCCCTGCCAGGCCTTCCACGGGAGGAACTGCGAAGTTACCGGTGGCGACGACGGCGATTGAAACGTAGGCGAAGCCGAAGAGGAAGTTCCAGAACATCTTTTCGACGAGGGGCCTCCCATCCCGGAGGTTCAGCAGCCAGTAGCTCGCCCAGATGACCGCGCTTCCAAGGCCGAGGGCCACTCCTAGGGGATCTGTGAAGTTCAAACCCGCAACGTCGCCTTTCGTGGCAACGACAATGGCCCCGAGGAATCCGAGGAACAGGCCGAGCACAGTTCTCGCACTGGGTCTCTTTCCGAGGAGGGGAATCGAGAGGAGAACGAGCATCAGAGGCCAGGTGTAGTTGAG encodes the following:
- a CDS encoding DMT family transporter, translating into MPRKHAIGAVLLWSTVASAFKLSLRYMSPLQLLFYASLTSLVLFGILYAQEFSPRRENLRSAYLGLINPLLYYTVLFSAYDRLPAQEAQALNYTWPLMLVLLSIPLLGKRPSARTVLGLFLGFLGAIVVATKGDVAGLNFTDPLGVALGLGSAVIWASYWLLNLRDGRPLVEKMFWNFLFGFAYVSIAVVATGNFAVPPVEGLAGAIYVGLFEMGVTFLLWYRAVEGDMAFASNLAYLVPFLSLFFISAIVGEGIATATVLGLAMIVGGIILGREQ
- a CDS encoding class I SAM-dependent methyltransferase — its product is MGFREKYARLGERYNDLEKPLDRFFCPLREKAAEFVRGKVLEVGVGVGKMLPYYPPSVELHAVDAVPEMVEIARRRADELGLNVRFYVMDAEDLEFPDGSFDTVVSAFVFCTVPNPERAMEEIHRVLKPGGMLVLLEHTRSDCRLLNWLFLKPLDVLLGLLLDDNTLRETHLLARKYFEIEHEESHYRGIVRLIVGRKV